One Methylosarcina fibrata AML-C10 DNA segment encodes these proteins:
- a CDS encoding putative quinol monooxygenase: protein MITVVWDTWLKPGTEEEGLRLTRQVWSDMQSFDGFISHRILIDEDAPGHIMALARWRSRSDADAVREKYKDSETIRRLTPLLARPRDRWIMREDQAGQGGA from the coding sequence ATGATCACGGTAGTTTGGGACACTTGGTTGAAACCCGGCACGGAAGAAGAAGGGCTTCGTCTTACGCGTCAAGTTTGGTCCGACATGCAGAGCTTTGACGGCTTTATCTCTCATCGGATTCTCATTGACGAGGATGCACCGGGGCACATCATGGCTCTCGCCAGGTGGCGGAGCCGCTCGGATGCGGATGCCGTCCGGGAAAAATACAAGGACTCCGAGACGATTCGCCGACTCACTCCTCTTCTTGCGCGTCCTCGTGATCGCTGGATTATGCGCGAAGATCAAGCGGGCCAGGGAGGCGCCTGA
- a CDS encoding ester cyclase, with amino-acid sequence MSLEEENKAVVKRYVEAFNRGDLEALKSLLTEDAEIQGVMGHGIFERVEPIWRQLIEGYGMQLRIEDLVAEGNLVSARYTETGTFKAPAFGNEPTSQSI; translated from the coding sequence ATGAGTCTTGAGGAAGAAAATAAAGCCGTCGTAAAGCGCTACGTCGAAGCATTCAACCGAGGTGACTTGGAGGCGCTCAAATCTCTGCTCACAGAGGATGCGGAGATACAGGGCGTAATGGGACACGGCATCTTCGAGCGAGTAGAGCCCATCTGGCGCCAGCTAATTGAAGGTTATGGAATGCAACTCCGTATTGAAGACTTGGTTGCAGAAGGCAATTTGGTCTCTGCGAGATACACCGAAACAGGAACGTTCAAAGCGCCGGCATTTGGAAACGAACCTACTAGTCAGTCAATTTAA
- a CDS encoding YbaY family lipoprotein, producing MQGTATYRERIALPPDAVFEAELQDVSKADAPAVVLGRSKLDPAGQPPFRFEIAYDEAAVNAGHRYRVYAAVKLHKQMLFTTDAHYFVLDGRNAPLNLLQVSARGSAKPAAATIGALPASYEGELPGAGNPVVWHVDLLSEGRYQLRMEHVGRPEPNRFDDVGRWTHESDTGRIVLSGGREEPIFLMPLAGGAELRKLDLAGKPIESAHNDRLARLPKFAPIEPSLTLTGTFTYMADAATITLCAGGQRLPVAMEGDYKALETAYRQSVAKPGEPLLASIEGRIA from the coding sequence TTGCAAGGCACCGCGACGTATCGGGAGCGCATCGCGCTGCCGCCCGATGCGGTGTTCGAGGCCGAGTTGCAGGACGTATCGAAGGCCGACGCGCCGGCCGTAGTGCTCGGGCGCAGCAAGCTGGATCCTGCCGGACAGCCGCCGTTTCGGTTCGAGATCGCCTACGACGAGGCCGCCGTGAATGCCGGCCATCGCTATAGGGTCTACGCGGCTGTCAAACTGCACAAACAGATGCTGTTCACGACGGACGCGCATTATTTCGTCCTGGACGGCCGCAACGCGCCGCTCAATCTGCTGCAGGTGTCGGCCCGCGGCAGCGCGAAACCGGCGGCCGCCACAATCGGCGCTCTGCCCGCCTCGTACGAAGGAGAATTGCCCGGCGCCGGCAACCCCGTCGTGTGGCATGTTGACCTGCTATCGGAAGGCCGCTATCAGTTACGCATGGAGCACGTCGGACGTCCCGAGCCTAACCGGTTCGACGACGTCGGCCGTTGGACGCACGAGAGCGACACCGGCCGCATCGTACTGAGTGGCGGGCGCGAGGAGCCGATCTTCCTGATGCCGTTGGCGGGCGGTGCCGAGCTGCGCAAGCTCGACCTTGCCGGCAAGCCCATCGAGTCTGCCCACAACGATCGTCTGGCGCGCCTACCGAAGTTCGCGCCGATCGAGCCGAGCCTGACTCTAACAGGTACTTTCACGTACATGGCCGATGCCGCCACGATCACACTCTGTGCCGGCGGTCAGCGGCTGCCCGTGGCGATGGAAGGCGACTACAAGGCGCTGGAAACCGCGTATCGGCAGTCCGTGGCAAAACCAGGAGAGCCGTTGCTGGCGAGCATCGAGGGCCGGATCGCATAG
- a CDS encoding phage integrase N-terminal SAM-like domain-containing protein yields MKQPSKLLGEVRERIRSRHYSIRTEEAYVDWAKRFILFHNKRRPKDVGVTSPPDLLQEIPKFIKNGLQSPKLIRNRF; encoded by the coding sequence ATGAAGCAGCCGTCCAAACTGCTCGGCGAGGTGCGCGAACGCATTCGCTCCAGGCATTATTCGATTCGTACCGAAGAGGCCTACGTCGATTGGGCGAAGCGCTTCATTCTGTTTCACAATAAGCGCCGTCCGAAAGACGTGGGCGTGACGAGTCCGCCGGATTTATTGCAGGAGATTCCTAAATTTATAAAAAATGGTTTACAATCGCCGAAACTCATCCGAAACAGGTTTTAA
- the tssK gene encoding type VI secretion system baseplate subunit TssK: MSTYSKVIWYEGMFLRPHHYQQQDRYFETLINARCDYLQVYDWGIVQLILDPQALHEGKIAVHRCLGLLPDGTPVNIPDEDDPPTPLVIESSMHGHMILLALPDRKPTGEIEGDNSQTGTARFRIAPQKLQDYNAGFKDREEEIKIGRKQFQLITDKDNAGGYSVLRIARVREKIGQGVVLDENFIPPTLDCRSPPLLYGYLTDILELLKQAGQELNSRIPENLDQGRGQIEDLLMLQIINRNIPLFAHLAGMQRLHPEVFYQKALQLAGELATLTRKPRLAPDFPLYDHDDLHPVFLPLMEALRRFIPSTSTPSINELLIKIFGGGRYLAPLSEAQRALLDESAYVLMVKIPPPLIESFPKQCTISAAEELDDLVNRIIPGIGLSKLNTVPQFLPYAPDHTYFRLEQNSEYWQRLKTSKVGLAFHVAVDVPGIVMRLWAIKEKNR, encoded by the coding sequence ATGTCTACATACAGCAAGGTGATCTGGTATGAAGGAATGTTTCTGCGCCCTCACCACTACCAGCAGCAGGACCGGTATTTCGAGACGTTAATCAATGCCCGCTGCGACTATTTGCAGGTCTACGATTGGGGAATCGTTCAGTTGATTCTGGACCCACAGGCGCTGCACGAGGGCAAGATCGCCGTTCACCGCTGCCTGGGCCTGTTGCCGGACGGAACGCCCGTCAATATTCCGGACGAGGACGATCCGCCGACACCCCTGGTGATCGAATCCTCCATGCACGGCCATATGATCCTGCTGGCTCTTCCGGACCGTAAGCCGACAGGCGAAATCGAAGGGGACAACAGCCAAACCGGTACGGCCCGTTTTCGGATCGCTCCGCAAAAATTGCAGGATTACAACGCAGGTTTCAAGGACCGGGAAGAAGAAATTAAAATCGGCAGGAAGCAATTCCAATTAATTACCGACAAGGACAATGCCGGCGGCTATTCGGTTCTCCGCATAGCCCGCGTTCGCGAAAAAATCGGTCAAGGAGTCGTTCTCGACGAGAATTTCATTCCGCCGACCTTGGATTGCAGAAGCCCGCCGCTTCTCTATGGCTATTTGACCGACATCCTGGAATTGTTGAAACAGGCCGGCCAGGAATTGAACAGCCGCATTCCCGAAAATCTGGACCAGGGCCGGGGGCAAATCGAGGATTTGCTGATGCTTCAGATCATCAATCGGAATATCCCGCTATTTGCCCACTTAGCCGGGATGCAGAGATTGCATCCCGAGGTTTTTTATCAAAAAGCCTTGCAACTGGCGGGCGAACTCGCGACGTTAACTCGCAAGCCCAGGCTCGCACCGGATTTTCCTCTTTACGATCATGACGATCTGCACCCTGTTTTCCTGCCTCTGATGGAAGCGCTGCGGCGTTTTATCCCTTCGACGTCGACGCCGTCCATCAATGAACTCCTGATCAAAATATTCGGCGGCGGACGCTATCTCGCTCCTCTCTCCGAAGCACAAAGAGCGCTGCTCGACGAATCGGCGTATGTCCTGATGGTGAAAATCCCGCCCCCCCTGATCGAGAGTTTTCCGAAACAATGCACCATCAGCGCCGCGGAGGAACTGGATGATCTGGTCAACCGGATCATCCCCGGCATCGGCTTGAGCAAGCTCAATACCGTCCCACAGTTTCTGCCCTATGCACCGGATCATACCTACTTCCGACTGGAGCAAAACAGCGAATACTGGCAGCGCCTGAAAACTTCGAAAGTCGGCCTGGCGTTTCACGTAGCGGTTGACGTTCCCGGCATCGTGATGCGGTTATGGGCCATTAAGGAAAAAAATCGATGA
- the tssJ gene encoding type VI secretion system lipoprotein TssJ: MNPWLRQGFLLFLLAVLGGCGEDPPKEAPPPPPPPPTKVVIRLHAGDDVNPTPFGRPSPLVLRLYELKNADAFAGADFYKLYDQEDAVLKADLLARQELLIRPEQTLEIERTTEPDARFIGFLAAFQDLDHAIWREILAIPLHRRTIFNVQLDKLSIKAKAAPDKHR; encoded by the coding sequence ATGAATCCATGGTTGCGGCAGGGATTTCTTCTGTTTCTTTTAGCCGTCCTCGGCGGCTGCGGCGAAGATCCGCCTAAAGAAGCACCGCCGCCTCCGCCACCGCCTCCCACGAAGGTGGTGATCAGGCTCCATGCCGGCGACGACGTCAATCCGACCCCATTCGGCCGGCCGTCTCCCCTGGTGCTGAGGCTCTATGAACTCAAAAATGCCGACGCTTTTGCCGGCGCCGATTTTTACAAGTTATACGACCAGGAGGACGCCGTTTTGAAAGCCGACTTGCTGGCCCGGCAAGAACTGCTGATCAGGCCTGAACAAACCCTGGAAATCGAGCGGACGACCGAGCCCGATGCTCGCTTTATCGGTTTCCTGGCGGCCTTTCAGGACCTGGATCATGCCATTTGGCGAGAAATTCTGGCAATTCCTCTCCATCGGCGTACAATTTTCAACGTGCAGCTCGACAAGCTGTCGATCAAGGCTAAAGCGGCACCGGACAAACACCGATAA
- a CDS encoding STAS-like domain-containing protein has translation MSNKERGEQIRRQILRDVRHHPIDIVKHIAAIFSITPQAVNSHIQRLEAEGWLKSSGMGKGKRYFLGDLREYKSLFPLTEEFTEDGVWRNYYAFVFDGLPENIVDICHYGFTEMVNNVIDHSGGEHIYLSAVRDKEKIVIAVIDDGEGIFRKIKRLCDLSDERQALFELSKGKLTTDPDNHTGEGIFFTSRVFDEFEIESGGIRFSHDDTFDFDFILESHISRDEAGTAVYMLIKRNSTRQIQSVFDDYAGPEEFQFNKTVIPVRLAQYGNEKLVSRSQAKRLLARIERFQFVIFDFEGVSAIGQAFADEIFRVYAQAHSEIALLPDKMEPNVEKMVSRAIASRREN, from the coding sequence ATGAGCAATAAAGAACGGGGCGAGCAGATTCGCCGCCAAATCCTCAGGGACGTCAGGCACCATCCCATCGATATTGTAAAACATATCGCTGCTATTTTTTCGATCACTCCCCAAGCGGTCAACAGTCACATACAACGCCTGGAAGCGGAGGGTTGGTTAAAATCGAGCGGCATGGGGAAAGGTAAAAGATACTTTCTTGGCGACCTCAGAGAATATAAATCGCTGTTTCCCTTGACTGAAGAATTTACCGAAGACGGCGTTTGGAGGAATTACTATGCTTTCGTATTCGATGGTTTGCCCGAAAACATCGTCGACATATGCCATTACGGTTTTACCGAAATGGTCAATAACGTCATCGACCACTCGGGCGGAGAACATATTTATCTATCCGCGGTACGGGATAAAGAAAAAATAGTCATCGCCGTGATCGACGACGGCGAAGGTATTTTCAGGAAAATCAAGCGATTGTGCGACTTAAGCGATGAGCGGCAAGCCCTGTTCGAATTGTCTAAAGGAAAATTGACCACCGATCCTGACAACCACACCGGCGAAGGCATCTTTTTTACATCGAGAGTGTTCGACGAGTTTGAAATCGAATCGGGCGGGATTCGGTTTAGCCACGACGATACATTCGATTTCGATTTTATTCTTGAGTCGCATATCTCTAGAGATGAAGCCGGTACGGCAGTCTACATGCTGATCAAGCGGAATTCGACGCGGCAGATTCAATCGGTGTTCGACGACTATGCGGGTCCTGAAGAATTTCAATTCAACAAAACCGTCATTCCGGTACGCTTGGCGCAATACGGTAATGAAAAACTGGTATCCAGGTCACAAGCGAAACGATTGCTTGCTCGCATCGAACGCTTTCAGTTCGTTATTTTCGACTTTGAAGGCGTGTCAGCAATCGGCCAAGCCTTTGCCGACGAAATATTCCGAGTCTATGCGCAGGCCCATTCTGAGATAGCATTGCTGCCGGATAAAATGGAACCCAACGTTGAAAAGATGGTTAGTAGAGCTATTGCGTCAAGGAGAGAGAATTAA
- the tagH gene encoding type VI secretion system-associated FHA domain protein TagH, translated as MGSTLKLTSTHCRTGAVEIREATSETLQIGRSLEGNNWTLPDPDARISRKQCVIEHQDDCYFITDISNNGTFQNSKRLTKYARTQLKDGDVLTLCENPPVYEIRVDIQLPRPKPEPKSEQSRQTSSSSKPWWDNEVPDGPPSPSPGPQPPFKKNTSDILSARELAQSFYDGANLQNVAMADDELPALFFNLGQFFRLTIEGLNDLLQARNSVKQGFHIPSHTMIGGGRLNPIKNMATEQAMEQLLVHKLPNCLGMPQALGEVFTDLQAHELAIMAGIQEALNFLVEEFDPHRLESRLSERMMIENLFPDISKVRYWNEYVKFYASIADETKTNFQKLFGDSFASAYDQFVDKLGEKPGDGS; from the coding sequence ATGGGTTCCACCTTAAAGCTGACTTCCACTCATTGCCGAACCGGCGCGGTAGAGATCAGGGAAGCGACGTCCGAGACCTTGCAGATAGGCCGGTCCCTGGAAGGCAACAACTGGACGCTGCCGGATCCCGACGCCCGGATTTCCAGAAAGCAGTGCGTCATCGAGCATCAGGACGACTGTTATTTCATTACCGACATCAGCAACAACGGCACTTTTCAGAATTCGAAACGGCTGACGAAATACGCCCGGACACAACTTAAGGACGGCGATGTTCTGACCTTATGCGAAAACCCTCCCGTCTACGAAATCCGGGTCGACATTCAGCTTCCGCGGCCGAAACCCGAGCCGAAGAGCGAGCAAAGCCGGCAGACGTCTTCTTCCTCCAAACCCTGGTGGGATAATGAAGTCCCGGACGGACCGCCTTCCCCTTCTCCCGGACCTCAGCCCCCGTTCAAGAAAAACACTTCCGATATTCTCTCCGCCCGGGAATTGGCGCAATCGTTTTACGACGGCGCAAACCTGCAAAACGTAGCGATGGCCGACGACGAGTTGCCGGCGTTGTTCTTTAACCTGGGGCAATTTTTCAGACTGACCATCGAAGGTCTGAACGATTTATTGCAAGCCCGCAACAGCGTCAAGCAAGGCTTCCACATCCCAAGCCATACCATGATCGGAGGCGGCCGGCTCAATCCCATCAAGAACATGGCGACGGAGCAGGCGATGGAGCAACTGCTAGTGCACAAATTACCCAACTGTCTGGGGATGCCTCAGGCGCTGGGAGAGGTGTTCACGGACCTGCAGGCGCACGAACTGGCGATCATGGCGGGAATTCAGGAAGCTCTCAATTTCCTGGTGGAAGAATTCGATCCGCATCGTCTGGAATCCCGTCTCAGCGAGCGGATGATGATCGAAAACCTGTTTCCGGACATCAGCAAGGTGCGCTATTGGAACGAATATGTAAAGTTTTATGCTTCGATTGCGGATGAAACGAAAACCAATTTCCAGAAACTGTTCGGAGATTCCTTTGCGTCCGCTTACGATCAATTTGTCGATAAATTGGGGGAAAAACCGGGAGATGGCTCATGA
- a CDS encoding FHA domain-containing protein, whose product MSKADPIKPADFSHGESYERRTRVDVTYTAGNGERRTVRFGRGFRIGRSQNCELQLADELVSREHLQIYWKEGQWWILDLGSLNGTYLNNALIHELPLTNKMTLELGSGGASIQLQVVGSGPYVAQDAPSPAQEEFDIKFRKQARRYRLTIGLALLLLIGVSLTAASYYLKIKKADEQAVRMFYAMKGLELEMADLEDKINNNVSKELVSDLQIKRQALDRLRAQYQAYVESIGTVERRATDDVDRLIFYTARRFGECEVNMPSDFVTEVKRYIARWQATSRYPNAVHALKEKGYAPIIYHELEARQLPPEFIYLALQESNYDERTIGPPTRYGRAKGMWQFIAATGSQYGLKIGPLKDTEQYDPVDERHHPLKSTIAAAKYLKYIYKTDAQASGLLVMASYNWGEGNVINRIRSMPLNPEDRNFWKLIASYEIPQETYDYVLYIFSAAVIGQNPKLFGFNFDNPLQGLDETK is encoded by the coding sequence ATGAGCAAGGCCGATCCGATAAAGCCGGCCGATTTTTCCCACGGTGAGTCGTACGAGCGCCGAACCCGGGTCGACGTTACCTACACCGCCGGGAACGGCGAACGGCGGACGGTGCGATTCGGCAGAGGATTCCGCATCGGCCGCAGCCAGAACTGCGAGTTGCAACTGGCGGATGAACTCGTCAGCAGGGAACATCTACAGATTTACTGGAAAGAAGGTCAATGGTGGATTCTGGATCTGGGCAGCCTGAACGGCACTTATCTGAACAATGCCTTGATCCATGAATTGCCGCTGACCAACAAGATGACGCTGGAGCTGGGCAGCGGCGGAGCCTCGATTCAGTTGCAGGTCGTCGGTTCGGGCCCGTACGTTGCTCAGGACGCCCCATCGCCGGCCCAAGAAGAATTCGATATAAAATTCCGAAAACAAGCCCGGCGCTACCGGCTCACGATCGGCTTGGCCCTGTTGTTGTTGATAGGCGTCAGTCTGACCGCAGCCTCTTATTATCTGAAGATAAAAAAAGCCGACGAACAAGCCGTCCGGATGTTTTATGCGATGAAAGGACTGGAACTGGAGATGGCTGATCTGGAAGATAAAATAAATAACAATGTTTCGAAAGAGCTGGTCTCGGATTTACAAATCAAACGACAGGCTCTCGACCGTTTACGAGCGCAATATCAGGCTTATGTCGAATCGATCGGCACCGTGGAAAGACGGGCGACGGATGACGTCGACCGGCTGATTTTTTATACCGCCCGGCGATTCGGCGAATGCGAAGTCAACATGCCGTCCGATTTCGTCACGGAAGTCAAACGCTACATTGCCCGATGGCAAGCCACCTCAAGATACCCGAACGCCGTCCATGCATTAAAAGAAAAAGGTTATGCTCCTATCATATATCACGAGTTGGAAGCCCGGCAGTTGCCTCCCGAGTTTATTTACCTGGCGCTTCAGGAGAGCAATTACGACGAGCGCACCATTGGCCCGCCCACGCGTTACGGCCGCGCCAAAGGCATGTGGCAATTCATAGCGGCCACGGGGAGTCAATACGGCTTGAAAATCGGCCCCTTGAAAGATACGGAACAGTACGATCCGGTCGATGAACGGCATCATCCGCTGAAATCGACCATTGCCGCGGCGAAATATCTCAAGTACATCTACAAGACCGATGCCCAGGCTTCGGGCTTGTTGGTCATGGCCTCCTATAACTGGGGCGAAGGCAACGTGATCAATCGCATCCGCAGCATGCCGCTCAATCCCGAAGACCGCAATTTCTGGAAACTGATCGCTTCCTACGAAATTCCTCAAGAAACGTACGATTACGTGCTGTATATCTTTTCGGCCGCCGTCATCGGCCAGAATCCGAAATTATTCGGCTTTAACTTCGATAATCCCTTGCAGGGATTGGACGAAACAAAATAA
- a CDS encoding META domain-containing protein has protein sequence MEESQPPRAALVVDRFINVSPSETYGNLSTNRPLRGTYWKLVRLGDSPVAAAPKQREAYLMLANQDWRISGSGGCNRLIGSFELDGDRLRFSHVGTTMMACRDGMEQEKRFLDSLQRVDRYRIHGSHLELLNANGEVVARFEAVVLN, from the coding sequence ATGGAAGAAAGCCAGCCGCCGCGTGCCGCTCTGGTGGTGGATCGCTTCATTAATGTCAGTCCGAGTGAGACCTACGGAAACCTGTCGACCAACAGACCGCTGCGCGGCACCTACTGGAAGCTCGTACGCCTGGGCGACAGTCCGGTGGCCGCCGCTCCGAAGCAGCGCGAAGCATATCTGATGCTCGCAAACCAAGATTGGCGCATCAGCGGGAGCGGCGGCTGCAACCGTTTGATCGGAAGCTTCGAACTCGACGGCGACCGGCTTCGTTTCAGCCACGTCGGGACGACCATGATGGCCTGCCGCGACGGCATGGAGCAGGAGAAACGTTTCCTCGATTCGCTGCAGCGTGTGGATCGTTACCGCATCCACGGCAGCCATCTCGAACTGCTGAACGCGAACGGCGAAGTGGTAGCGCGATTCGAGGCGGTCGTACTGAATTAA
- a CDS encoding alpha/beta fold hydrolase — MFRYLAWLLAGVAAVVAAAWWLARPAMPDAFYLPSVNRLDKPGVLLEQEAFVRSVPAGAQAWRMLYTTTRPDGTLAVASAVVVVSSAARTEPRPVVAWAHGTTGVVPGCAPSLLDDPFANVPALRQLIDKGWVYVATDYVGLGTSGSHPYLIGEGEARSVLDSIRALRQMEGIRAGDDVVVWGHSQGGHVALWTGIAAPTYAPDVNILGVAAIAPATELQSLIRAIHVMPVGRIMSSFALLSYAAAYSDVKFAAYVSGWKRWLANDIAGRCLAGRKALFSVAEALVAGNSIFGIAPTSGLFGERLAANTPKSPLRQPLLIAQGLADDLVRPDVQSRFVRDRCAAGEKLEYRTYAGHDHLSVVAPNSPLTRDLVRWTQDRIDKVPQSAVCNREDVQQAMPADDAASPLNRSGLVEKPGAVIPLAGICEGAVG; from the coding sequence ATGTTCCGTTATTTGGCTTGGCTTCTGGCCGGCGTGGCGGCGGTGGTCGCGGCCGCATGGTGGCTGGCACGACCGGCTATGCCGGATGCTTTCTACCTGCCGTCCGTGAACCGGCTTGACAAACCGGGCGTGCTGCTTGAGCAGGAGGCATTCGTCCGCAGCGTCCCGGCGGGTGCGCAGGCATGGCGCATGCTCTACACAACGACGCGCCCCGACGGAACACTGGCGGTGGCCAGCGCCGTCGTCGTAGTCTCCAGTGCAGCCCGCACCGAACCGCGTCCGGTCGTCGCCTGGGCACACGGAACCACAGGCGTCGTACCCGGTTGCGCGCCATCGCTGCTGGACGACCCATTTGCCAATGTCCCTGCGTTGCGGCAACTGATCGACAAGGGCTGGGTCTACGTAGCCACCGACTACGTCGGTCTGGGCACGTCGGGCTCTCACCCGTATCTCATCGGCGAAGGCGAAGCGCGATCGGTGCTGGACTCGATCCGCGCCTTGCGTCAAATGGAAGGGATCCGGGCGGGTGACGACGTGGTCGTGTGGGGACATTCACAGGGAGGTCACGTCGCCTTGTGGACCGGCATCGCAGCGCCAACCTATGCACCCGACGTAAACATTCTCGGTGTCGCGGCCATCGCGCCGGCAACTGAGCTGCAATCGCTGATCAGGGCAATCCACGTCATGCCGGTCGGACGCATCATGTCCTCATTCGCATTGCTCAGCTATGCAGCGGCGTATTCCGACGTGAAGTTCGCCGCATACGTTTCCGGCTGGAAACGGTGGTTGGCAAACGATATTGCCGGCCGCTGCCTTGCAGGACGCAAGGCACTCTTCTCCGTAGCCGAGGCCCTGGTGGCAGGGAACAGCATTTTCGGCATTGCGCCGACGAGCGGACTCTTCGGCGAGCGCCTCGCCGCGAACACGCCGAAGTCGCCTTTGCGGCAACCTCTGCTGATTGCACAGGGACTGGCGGACGACCTGGTGCGGCCGGATGTTCAGTCCCGATTCGTGCGCGATCGCTGCGCTGCCGGCGAGAAATTGGAATACCGCACCTATGCCGGGCACGATCATCTTTCCGTCGTGGCGCCGAACTCTCCGCTCACGCGTGACCTAGTGCGATGGACACAGGATCGAATCGACAAGGTGCCGCAGTCGGCGGTCTGTAACCGAGAAGACGTCCAACAAGCGATGCCGGCGGACGACGCTGCGTCGCCGCTGAATCGGAGCGGGTTAGTTGAAAAGCCCGGTGCGGTAATTCCGCTCGCCGGGATTTGTGAAGGGGCAGTCGGGTAA
- a CDS encoding IS630 family transposase (programmed frameshift), translating to MPALKYKVNLTEDEKRGLEAMINKGKAAARHLTRARILLKAAAGIQDKDIIQALGVSESMVLTTRQRCVEEGPEAALKERPRPGRAPKLTEKQAAHIIALACSEAPTGHDHWTLRLLADKVVELAYADRCSYETIRQLLKKHSLKPWQKQEWCIPEVSAEFVAAMEDVLDLYEEPYDPLRPVVCFDESPKQLIAEVRQPLPPEPGQPARYDTGYERKGVCDLMMICEPKRGFRQVDITARRTKIEFAHSMKHIAELYPDAAVIRVVLDNLNTHKMASLYEAFPAEQARELARRLEFHYTPKHGSWLNIAEIELAVLSNMCLSQRIPDTESLRREVEANILPRNTKATPVNWRFTTQQARRKLARLYPCVSS from the exons ATGCCAGCTCTTAAATACAAAGTCAATCTGACTGAAGACGAAAAGCGTGGCTTGGAAGCCATGATCAACAAAGGAAAAGCCGCGGCACGCCATCTGACACGCGCGCGAATTTTATTAAAAGCGGCAGCGGGTATTCAGGATAAAGACATTATCCAAGCTTTGGGTGTCTCGGAATCAATGGTGTTGACGACGCGCCAACGGTGTGTGGAAGAAGGCCCGGAAGCCGCCCTGAAAGAACGCCCCCGTCCAGGACGTGCCCCAAAACTGACGGAGAAGCAGGCCGCCCATATTATCGCCTTGGCTTGTAGTGAGGCGCCGACAGGGCATGATCACTGGACCTTGCGGTTGTTGGCGGACAAAGTGGTGGAATTAGCGTATGCCGACCGTTGCAGCTATGAAACCATCCGTCAGCTTTTAAAAAAACACTC TCTCAAACCCTGGCAGAAGCAAGAGTGGTGCATTCCCGAGGTGAGTGCTGAATTTGTCGCGGCGATGGAAGACGTGCTGGACCTTTATGAAGAACCCTACGATCCGTTGCGCCCGGTTGTGTGTTTCGACGAAAGTCCGAAGCAACTCATTGCGGAAGTCCGCCAACCTCTCCCGCCTGAGCCCGGTCAACCGGCCCGCTATGACACCGGCTATGAACGGAAAGGCGTCTGCGATTTGATGATGATCTGCGAACCTAAACGCGGTTTTCGGCAGGTGGACATCACCGCGCGGCGGACCAAAATCGAATTCGCGCACAGCATGAAGCATATCGCTGAACTTTATCCGGACGCGGCGGTGATCCGGGTGGTGCTGGACAATCTGAATACCCATAAAATGGCGTCTTTGTATGAAGCCTTTCCAGCAGAGCAAGCCCGTGAATTGGCGCGACGGCTGGAGTTCCACTACACGCCCAAGCATGGCAGTTGGCTAAACATCGCTGAGATCGAACTGGCCGTCTTGTCGAACATGTGTTTATCACAGCGGATACCGGACACAGAGAGCCTCCGGCGTGAGGTCGAAGCCAATATCCTACCGCGCAACACCAAGGCGACGCCCGTCAATTGGCGATTTACGACGCAACAGGCACGACGTAAACTGGCTCGCCTGTATCCTTGTGTTTCTTCGTGA